Proteins found in one Miscanthus floridulus cultivar M001 chromosome 4, ASM1932011v1, whole genome shotgun sequence genomic segment:
- the LOC136552305 gene encoding LOW QUALITY PROTEIN: TORTIFOLIA1-like protein 2 (The sequence of the model RefSeq protein was modified relative to this genomic sequence to represent the inferred CDS: deleted 1 base in 1 codon) codes for MKSSAVTTKGKAVFELKHKLVQAVNKIGDRDTYQIGLDELEKMADTLAPDMIGPFLSCVIDTDAEQKSAVRKECIKVIGTLARLHGNILAPHMAKMVSSVVKRLKDTDSVVRDACVDTCGTLAMCARSYGDGGAVLVTLMRPLFESLGEQNRYTQAGAALCLAKVIDESNYFPGPVLPQMLVRVVKLLKNPHFIAKPAAIDLIRSIIQAEGASTEQALSSALTSIMDALKSTDWNTRKAASLALSSIAVSSGYLVTSFRTSCLRSLEQSKFDKVKPVRDAIIHAIQLWKAIPGSHTPEPSEAGSSTKENFFGDHHDARSIHDVGSRDTSFRRTDHGPSVSVISGSSISSAKRRSPLSINKVALNNAANLQRMKSGDWRVEVSVPKQNMIPLVDNDEKGSSKVCILKDAKRNAYESVDVDSKFDYDIMDDKEECSSVSEVASRSCETKHVTTAQECTEDCDSTQVTEQCPRGRESKSIDSTITDVTAHGAHSCCLSAMNELALVRKQLQEMERKQTIFFDLLQEFMASSAENMSVLNLKVHNLENAVDKTVYTITQSESRYHLPGSKYFKNQSVSSLPRLSTSTPRSSVDVNYKPPPISQLKHEKKWMRDLPSQGSNMYSKEGAEFPKDHVRSKVRKFEPVSSESNLGRYVPSSARSRTSGVKGTHPVSFTSSCEQSGLRNALCASNQPGEFQDTDGMEPAYMEALNCGDYDDLIDLMDRTGPVLEKLSCETANELLRVIADQFLNKKFFDLALPWLQQLADLITIYKPSQLFASVRAQKEFLSALEEAATGGSKEPALRIAIAQLAFKLTKAFEVGPCRKISARVSRENETIMATAM; via the exons ATGAAGTCCAGTGCGGTTACTACAAAGGGCAAGGCCGTATTTGAGCTGAAGCACAAGCTGGTCCAAGCTGTTAACAAGATTGGCGACCGAGACACTTACCAGATTGGATTGGATGAGCTCGAGAAGATGGCGGACACCCTGGCCCCTGACATGATTGGCCCCTTCTTGTCATGTGTCATTGATACTGATGCTGAGCAGAAGAGTGCAGTGCGGAAGGAGTGCATCAAGGTGATTGGCACACTGGCACGACTACATGGAAACATATTGGCACCACACATGGCGAAAATGGTGTCCAGTGTGGTTAAGCGCCTGAAGGACACCGACTCAGTTGTTAGAGATGCATGTGTTGACACTTGCGGTACCCTTGCAATGTGTGCCAGAAGTTATGGGGATGGTGGTGCAGTGTTGGTGACATTGATGCGCCCCTTGTTTGAATCATTGGGTGAACAGAATAGATATACTCAGGCTGGGGCAGCACTGTGCCTGGCCAAGGTTATAGATGAGAGCAATTACTTCCCTGGGCCTGTGCTCCCGCAGATGCTTGTCCGTGTTGTTAAGCTGCTCAAGAATCCCCATTTCATCGCAAAGCCTGCTGCGATTGACTTGATAAGAAGCATTATTCAG GCTGAAGGTGCTTCTACAGAGCAGGCGTTATCATCAGCTCTAACAAGTATTATGGATGCGCTGAAGAGTACTGACTGGAATACAAGAAAGGCTGCCTCACTAGCTCTTTCAAGTATTGCGGTCAGTTCTGGGTATTTGGTTACCTCTTTCAGAACTTCCTGCCTTCGCTCCCTTGAGCAG AGTAAATTTGACAAG GTAAAACCAGTACGTGATGCCATTATACATGCAATTCAGCTGTGGAAAGCTATTCCAGGGTCTCATACTCCTGAACCATCAGAAGCTGGATCGTCAACAAAAG AGAACTTCTTTGGAGACCATCATGATGCTAGAAGCATACATGATGTAGGATCAAGAGATACTTCTTTTAGGAGAACAGACCATGGGCCCTCTGTATCTGTTATCAGTGGTAGTTCTATCAGTTCAGCAAAGCGGAGGTCTCCTTTGTCTATCAACAAAGTTGCCCTAAACAATGCTGCAAATTTGCAGCGAATGAAGTCTGGTGATTGGCGTGTTGAGGTGTCAGTTCCAAAGCAGAATATGATCCCACTGGTTGACAATGATGAGAAGGGATCCAGTAAAGTCTGCATCCTGAAAGATGCAAAGAGAAATGCATATGAAAGCGTTGATGTAGACAGTAAGTTTGACTATGACATTATGGATGATAAAGAAGAATGCTCCTCTGTGTCAGAAGTAGCCAGCAGGAGTTGTGAGACAAAGCATGTCACTACTGCTCAAGAATGCACTGAAGATTGTGATTCAACACAAGTTACGGAACAATGTCCCAGGGGTCGAGAAAGTAAGAGCATAGACTCGACAATTACAGATGTTACTGCTCATGGTGCACATAGTTGTTGTCTGAGTGCTATGAATGAATTGGCCCTTGTTAGGAAGCAACTTCAAGAGATGGAGAGGAAGCAAACAATTTTTTTTGATTTGTTGCAG GAATTTATGGCCAGCTCGGCGGAGAACATGTCTGTGCTAAATTTGAAGGTGCACAACTTGGAGAATGCTGTAGACAAAACTGTGTATACAATTACTCAGAGCGAAAGCCGGTATCATCTTCCTGGCTCCAAATATTTTAAGAACCAAAGCGTCTCTTCTTTGCCTAGGCTTTCTACTTCTACACCTAGATCATCTGTGGATGTTAACTACAAGCCACCACCAATCTCACAGTTGAAACATGAGAAGAAGTGGATGCGTGATCTACCATCTCAGGGCTCAAACATGTATTCTAAAGAGGGAGCTGAATTTCCAAAGGATCATGTTCGCAGTAAAGTTAGGAAGTTTGAGCCTGTGAGCTCAGAGAGTAACTTGGGAAGATATGTTCCAAGCTCAGCAAGAAGTCGAACATCAGGGGTTAAAGGGACTCATCCAGTTTCATTTACCAGTTCCTGTGAGCAATCTGGACTGCGAAATGCATTGTGTGCCTCTAATCAACCTGGTGAGTTTCAAGATACTGATGGCATGGAGCCTGCATACATGGAAGCCCTGAACTGTGGTGATTATGATGATCTGATTGACCTAATGGATAGAACTGGACCAGTTCTTGAGAAGTTGTCGTGTGAGACAGCAAATGAGCTTTTGAGGGTTATAGCCGACCAGTTTCTTAATAAAAAGTTCTTCGACTTGGCACTGCCTTGGCTGCAACAG